A genomic region of Rhodothermales bacterium contains the following coding sequences:
- the nuoK gene encoding NADH-quinone oxidoreductase subunit NuoK, with protein MELAVNWYLSLSAVLFLIGVLGVLFRRNVIVILMSIELMLNAVNLTLVTFAQSMGDAAGQILVFFVMSVAAAEAAIGLAIVIAIFRNKLTVDVTQINLFRY; from the coding sequence ATGGAACTCGCCGTCAACTGGTATCTCTCCCTCAGCGCCGTGCTGTTTCTCATCGGCGTGCTGGGCGTGCTCTTCCGGCGAAACGTCATCGTCATTCTGATGTCGATCGAGCTGATGCTCAACGCCGTCAACCTGACGCTGGTCACGTTCGCCCAGTCCATGGGTGACGCCGCCGGGCAGATTCTGGTCTTCTTTGTGATGTCCGTCGCCGCCGCCGAGGCCGCCATCGGACTCGCCATCGTCATCGCGATCTTCCGCAACAAGCTGACGGTGGACGTGACCCAGATCAACCTCTTCCGCTACTAG
- a CDS encoding NADH-quinone oxidoreductase subunit J, translating into MIGPILFFVFAITAIVGALGMLISRNPVSSALWLILTLFCIAGLYLTLNATFISVVQVLVYAGAIMVLFLFVIMLLNLAELPRVRDVDWRRTLGFIAGVGLAGMLLFGITAGLDALPQPASVEAAAAAGSALNLAKVLFTQYALLLEVIGILLLVATIGAVMLAKRRFE; encoded by the coding sequence ATGATCGGGCCGATCCTCTTTTTCGTGTTCGCCATTACGGCGATCGTCGGCGCACTGGGCATGCTCATCTCGCGAAACCCGGTTTCGAGCGCACTCTGGCTGATTCTGACGCTCTTCTGCATTGCCGGGCTGTACCTCACCCTGAACGCCACGTTCATTTCTGTGGTGCAGGTGCTGGTCTACGCGGGTGCCATCATGGTGCTCTTCCTGTTCGTCATCATGCTGCTCAACCTGGCCGAGCTGCCGCGCGTGCGTGATGTCGACTGGCGCCGGACCCTCGGGTTCATAGCGGGTGTCGGCCTTGCGGGCATGCTGCTTTTTGGCATCACCGCCGGCCTCGACGCCCTTCCCCAGCCAGCCAGTGTGGAAGCGGCGGCAGCCGCAGGCTCCGCGCTGAACCTGGCCAAGGTGCTTTTCACCCAGTACGCGCTGCTATTGGAGGTCATCGGCATACTGCTGCTGGTTGCCACCATCGGTGCCGTGATGCTGGCCAAACGACGCTTCGAATAA